One segment of Patescibacteria group bacterium DNA contains the following:
- a CDS encoding alpha/beta fold hydrolase: MKNAIILHGTGDSPDLFWFPWLKDNLEKKGYEVWLPALPNPKFPNRQEWVPFILENGKFNSETVIIGHSAGAQIILSVLEKFESPIKQAILVSGYAKALRKTADSEKNVDDYDWEKIKGKAEEFIFINSDNDPWTCDDTQGRIMFNHLGGSQIILHEGHMGSSYFNQPYKEFPFLLRLII, encoded by the coding sequence ATGAAAAACGCAATTATACTGCACGGCACGGGTGATTCACCAGATTTATTCTGGTTTCCTTGGCTCAAAGACAACTTAGAAAAGAAGGGATATGAAGTTTGGCTGCCCGCCCTGCCAAATCCTAAATTTCCCAATCGGCAGGAATGGGTGCCGTTTATTTTAGAAAATGGAAAGTTTAATAGCGAAACCGTGATTATTGGCCATTCAGCTGGTGCACAGATAATTTTAAGCGTTTTAGAAAAATTTGAGTCACCAATCAAACAAGCTATTTTAGTTTCCGGTTATGCCAAGGCACTGAGAAAAACTGCCGACAGCGAGAAAAATGTCGATGATTACGATTGGGAGAAGATAAAAGGCAAGGCCGAAGAATTTATTTTTATTAATTCCGATAATGATCCATGGACTTGCGATGACACACAGGGCCGGATTATGTTTAATCACTTAGGCGGTAGCCAGATAATATTACATGAAGGTCATATGGGATCGAGTTACTTCAATCAGCCTTATAAAGAATTTCCTTTTTTATTACGACTAATTATTTAA
- a CDS encoding alpha/beta hydrolase yields MEKRNCIIIHGCPSDAEKAMNPETRTYDKHWQSWVKQKLIERGIMTEAPLMPEPWSPDYDKFKAEFEKYHVDENTVLIGHSCGCSFLVRWLSDTKRKISQLILVAPWKIAEGDDVARHDFYDFLIDETIKDRVGKIVMFTADDEEEDGKKGLAMFHAALSGEVIELPGRGHYTLDDIKTDEFPELLKVIE; encoded by the coding sequence ATGGAAAAAAGAAATTGCATTATTATCCATGGTTGTCCGTCGGATGCGGAAAAAGCCATGAACCCGGAAACCAGAACTTACGACAAGCACTGGCAGTCTTGGGTTAAGCAAAAACTGATTGAGCGTGGCATTATGACGGAAGCGCCGTTAATGCCCGAACCATGGAGTCCAGATTATGATAAGTTTAAGGCAGAATTTGAAAAGTATCATGTCGATGAGAATACTGTTTTAATCGGTCATAGTTGCGGTTGTTCTTTTCTGGTACGTTGGCTTAGTGATACCAAAAGAAAAATCAGCCAACTTATTTTGGTAGCTCCTTGGAAAATCGCTGAAGGCGATGATGTCGCTCGGCATGATTTTTATGATTTTCTGATTGACGAGACAATAAAGGATCGAGTTGGTAAAATCGTTATGTTTACTGCCGATGACGAGGAGGAGGATGGCAAGAAAGGTTTGGCTATGTTTCACGCCGCTTTAAGCGGGGAAGTGATTGAACTTCCGGGTCGTGGACATTACACGCTTGATGATATAAAAACCGATGAGTTTCCAGAATTACTAAAAGTAATTGAATAA
- a CDS encoding DUF4352 domain-containing protein, giving the protein MENKDQKTKKKFYKRWWFWLIVVIILFIAIASSGNKPQKVGNTNNSGSQNTAAKQDEVFKVGDQVKMGSSIVTINKVEYSQGGQYSKPTAGNEWLNLNITIENTGSTGQGVSTLGQMFIRDGDKNSYQVAVTNKAMENPGFGLDGQILANSKRTGWVGFEVPKTATGLQFQYNGSMFGGGNILINLDR; this is encoded by the coding sequence ATGGAAAACAAAGATCAAAAAACAAAGAAAAAGTTTTATAAGCGCTGGTGGTTCTGGCTGATCGTAGTAATTATACTATTTATCGCCATCGCCTCCAGCGGTAACAAACCGCAAAAAGTGGGCAATACTAATAACTCAGGCAGCCAGAATACGGCGGCCAAACAAGACGAAGTATTCAAAGTAGGAGATCAGGTTAAGATGGGCAGCTCAATAGTAACTATCAATAAAGTCGAATACTCCCAAGGCGGCCAATACAGCAAACCCACCGCTGGCAACGAATGGCTTAATCTGAATATCACCATCGAGAATACCGGCTCTACCGGCCAAGGCGTTAGCACTCTCGGCCAGATGTTTATCCGAGACGGTGATAAAAACAGCTATCAGGTGGCAGTGACCAATAAAGCCATGGAGAACCCCGGCTTCGGCTTAGACGGCCAAATTCTGGCCAACAGCAAGCGCACAGGATGGGTTGGCTTCGAAGTACCAAAGACAGCTACCGGCCTGCAATTCCAGTATAACGGCAGTATGTTCGGCGGTGGCAACATTTTAATCAATCTGGATCGATAG
- a CDS encoding serine/threonine-protein kinase, with protein MKLNGTKKVELENSIGRHFIGYTLNANAPQGQNCFSCNYVLEKDYRKFLLKILLKNKIKGQVNKEQALAEVSIYKTVSSPYVLSLVDTKEDENYIFLLFPLLEGGNLAEYIKSSPLSENNIIEIGVSILRGIADLWRKNIVHQDLKPENIFIQLDGSVKILDFGSARFQISPFRGEARRNFAYSSPEQILASRPGNAELLRMTIDDRIDVYAVGLILYRLIEGRHPFEGSDFPAEAIFAGNVLPPLNNEGVSDGLKKVVMRMLDSNQLNRPNAQIAISYLEMKNVVPPELQNGGFYYCAINGTNRFIKMKDQMPGLFDGVVVEASQVPKDEAKRIKIRYGLKTVLIDPQAYLFQFPKHQSKKFKGLSYYEHKNLFSDMPLLLQKIKERGGDIINFLNEIVGHQLNAGATAIIPPFLYIDEFNNDAWSIDQEITYLALDILSNYRNVKPFVKGVAMSQEILTSDRSRNKILEYLTSLSDRVEGYIILLDSSHSTVVSDEPWLKGAQDLFTKLLSTGKYVIWSKADFSGIALAPLGVSIATGEMLKQRRFNVIEDKQSQARKVPCFYLPAMFARATWPEALNILSEYEKFNDLVCQDACCSAVDFSSPAYRKEGDLAGHMMLAVGKQYGRYKGGSGKVVLVEDIKKAKQHYESLKNHSNLLVREGLRKNIKPSSSLFLDSWLNTLNR; from the coding sequence ATGAAATTAAATGGTACAAAAAAAGTTGAGTTAGAAAATTCAATTGGTCGACATTTTATCGGATACACTCTGAATGCGAATGCTCCTCAAGGACAAAATTGTTTTTCCTGCAATTACGTGCTTGAAAAAGATTATCGAAAATTTTTATTAAAGATACTCTTGAAAAATAAAATCAAAGGTCAGGTTAATAAGGAGCAAGCACTTGCAGAGGTGTCAATTTACAAAACAGTAAGCAGTCCATATGTTTTGTCATTAGTTGATACCAAAGAAGACGAAAATTATATTTTTTTATTATTTCCTCTATTAGAGGGAGGGAATCTCGCCGAATATATTAAATCATCGCCGCTAAGTGAAAATAATATTATTGAAATTGGGGTCAGTATATTGCGAGGGATAGCTGATCTATGGCGGAAAAATATAGTTCATCAGGATCTCAAGCCGGAAAATATATTCATTCAATTAGATGGCTCCGTAAAAATTCTTGATTTTGGATCTGCGCGATTTCAGATAAGTCCATTTCGCGGAGAAGCGCGAAGAAATTTTGCGTATTCATCTCCCGAACAGATTTTAGCGAGCAGGCCGGGTAATGCTGAACTTTTGCGCATGACTATTGATGATCGCATTGATGTATATGCAGTTGGCTTAATATTATATCGCTTGATTGAAGGTCGACATCCTTTTGAGGGCAGTGATTTCCCGGCTGAAGCCATTTTCGCTGGTAATGTGTTGCCGCCACTTAATAATGAGGGTGTATCTGATGGTTTGAAAAAAGTAGTTATGAGAATGTTAGATTCAAATCAACTAAATAGACCAAATGCACAGATCGCAATCAGTTATCTCGAAATGAAAAATGTAGTACCGCCAGAATTACAAAATGGTGGATTTTATTATTGTGCTATTAACGGGACGAATCGATTTATAAAAATGAAAGATCAAATGCCGGGATTGTTTGACGGAGTTGTTGTGGAAGCATCTCAGGTTCCTAAGGACGAGGCAAAAAGAATTAAAATTAGATATGGATTAAAAACGGTTTTAATTGATCCGCAAGCATATTTATTTCAATTTCCGAAGCATCAGTCTAAAAAGTTTAAGGGACTATCTTATTATGAACATAAAAATTTATTTAGTGACATGCCACTACTTCTACAAAAAATTAAGGAAAGGGGCGGCGATATTATAAATTTTTTGAATGAAATAGTCGGACATCAACTTAATGCAGGAGCTACTGCAATTATCCCACCATTTTTATACATTGATGAGTTTAATAACGACGCATGGAGTATAGATCAAGAAATTACGTATCTGGCACTTGATATTCTTTCCAATTATCGGAATGTCAAGCCTTTTGTAAAGGGTGTCGCTATGTCACAAGAAATTTTAACAAGTGACCGCTCACGCAATAAAATTTTAGAATATTTAACCTCGTTAAGTGATAGGGTTGAGGGGTATATTATTTTATTAGATTCATCGCACTCTACCGTTGTGTCTGACGAACCGTGGCTTAAGGGAGCACAGGATTTATTCACAAAACTATTAAGTACTGGAAAATATGTTATTTGGAGCAAGGCTGATTTCTCTGGCATCGCTCTTGCTCCACTCGGGGTTAGTATAGCTACAGGAGAAATGCTAAAACAAAGACGCTTCAATGTTATTGAAGACAAGCAATCTCAAGCGCGTAAAGTACCTTGTTTTTATTTACCAGCAATGTTTGCGAGAGCGACATGGCCAGAAGCATTGAACATTCTTTCTGAGTATGAAAAATTTAATGATTTAGTGTGCCAAGATGCTTGTTGTTCGGCAGTAGATTTTTCTTCGCCGGCATACAGAAAGGAAGGCGATCTTGCGGGACACATGATGTTAGCCGTAGGCAAACAGTACGGCAGATATAAGGGTGGAAGTGGAAAAGTTGTTTTAGTTGAAGATATTAAAAAAGCGAAACAACATTATGAATCGCTAAAAAATCATAGTAATTTACTCGTCAGAGAAGGTTTGAGAAAAAATATTAAGCCATCGTCCAGCTTATTTTTAGATAGCTGGTTGAATACTTTGAATAGATAA
- a CDS encoding tyrosine-type recombinase/integrase yields the protein MTIQILSQKFFDYSKFIKGFSQPTIKRYRQVINYYARLSDITDIEQVSQENVRNLFYHGRTQQKWTTNTFICYHKSLAVFFRWCVKEGYMTGNPIDDIETPKLEKRLPPKLTKQEAMKILEVIDNYPYKEKFLRYRNYAIFSTFIMAGLRKKELLNLKFTDVDIENLSIFIRQGKGSKDRVVPINYKLAETLNKYLAERRKLNKTCPEFFTSLFINGGFTASGLKRLVDRIKEASGINFTIHKLRHTFATLMLEGGCDIYSLAKMMGHSDIKTTTIYLAANIEHLRAQITKHPLIDL from the coding sequence ATGACTATACAAATTTTATCGCAAAAGTTCTTTGATTATTCAAAGTTCATCAAGGGGTTTTCCCAGCCGACGATCAAGCGCTACCGGCAGGTGATCAACTATTACGCCAGATTATCCGACATTACGGATATTGAGCAGGTCAGTCAGGAAAACGTCCGTAATTTGTTTTATCACGGCCGTACCCAGCAGAAATGGACGACTAACACTTTCATCTGCTATCACAAGTCGCTGGCCGTGTTCTTCCGCTGGTGCGTCAAAGAGGGGTATATGACCGGCAATCCGATTGATGACATCGAGACGCCGAAATTGGAAAAACGATTGCCACCGAAGCTGACCAAGCAAGAAGCAATGAAAATTCTCGAAGTGATAGATAACTATCCTTACAAGGAAAAATTCCTGCGTTACCGCAATTATGCGATTTTCTCGACGTTTATTATGGCCGGCTTGCGAAAAAAGGAGTTGCTAAACCTGAAGTTCACTGACGTGGATATCGAGAACTTGTCGATATTTATCCGACAGGGCAAGGGGAGTAAGGACAGGGTGGTGCCGATCAATTACAAATTAGCGGAGACATTAAACAAGTATCTCGCAGAGCGGCGAAAACTGAACAAAACCTGCCCGGAATTTTTCACCTCGCTGTTTATAAACGGCGGGTTTACGGCCAGTGGCCTCAAGAGATTGGTCGACCGTATCAAGGAGGCCTCAGGCATTAATTTCACCATTCACAAGCTACGCCATACGTTTGCCACACTGATGCTGGAGGGCGGCTGTGATATTTATTCACTGGCAAAGATGATGGGCCATAGCGACATTAAGACCACGACGATATACTTGGCGGCCAATATCGAGCACCTGAGGGCACAAATAACCAAGCATCCACTAATTGATTTGTAA
- a CDS encoding class II fructose-bisphosphate aldolase gives MIVHIKKIINGAQQGKYALGAFNTSNLEVTLGIIRGAVARKSPVIVQVSESAIKYAGLTNITELIKIIATTDGKRIPIAIHLDHGHSFKVVVDCVKAGFSSVHIDGSDLPFEQNVALTKKAAVFAHSHGVWAQAELGAMLGKEGTVLKNVPKDPNTYMTDPAKVKEFIRRTGVDTLAVSVGTMHGYYRGKEKIDFPRLKKIQQEIPQTPLVLHGASGLADGDLRSAAKFGVRIVNIDTDLRRAFTQELRRTIKDTPKNHYDPRQILKPSIDAVAAETERLIKLFGSGR, from the coding sequence ATGATAGTTCATATCAAAAAAATTATTAACGGTGCGCAACAAGGCAAATATGCCTTGGGCGCTTTTAACACCTCTAATTTAGAAGTAACACTGGGTATTATCCGCGGCGCGGTGGCGCGAAAGTCTCCAGTGATCGTTCAAGTTTCGGAAAGCGCCATTAAATATGCCGGCTTGACCAATATCACGGAATTGATTAAGATTATTGCTACCACCGATGGCAAGAGAATACCCATTGCTATTCACTTGGATCATGGTCATAGTTTTAAAGTTGTAGTCGATTGTGTTAAAGCGGGATTTTCTTCCGTCCACATTGACGGTTCGGATTTACCATTTGAGCAGAATGTCGCTTTAACCAAGAAAGCGGCGGTTTTTGCCCATAGCCATGGCGTTTGGGCGCAGGCTGAGTTGGGAGCAATGCTGGGCAAAGAAGGTACGGTACTTAAGAATGTGCCCAAGGATCCCAACACCTATATGACCGATCCGGCTAAGGTGAAGGAGTTTATCCGCCGTACCGGCGTGGATACCTTGGCGGTTTCTGTCGGTACTATGCACGGCTATTACCGGGGTAAAGAAAAGATTGATTTTCCTCGGCTGAAGAAAATCCAGCAGGAGATTCCGCAGACGCCGTTAGTGCTTCATGGCGCTTCCGGTTTGGCTGATGGCGACTTGCGCTCAGCCGCTAAATTCGGCGTCCGGATCGTCAATATTGATACGGATTTGCGTCGCGCTTTCACTCAAGAGTTAAGGCGAACAATCAAAGACACGCCAAAAAATCATTATGATCCGCGTCAAATTCTAAAACCGTCAATTGACGCCGTTGCCGCCGAAACGGAACGCTTAATTAAATTATTCGGTAGCGGGCGATGA
- the tpiA gene encoding triose-phosphate isomerase: MRKIIIANWKMNLSPIASAELAHDLAKALNNDVLEERDVVLAPSISALTLVAETVKKEEIALSAQDIFWEDRGSFTGCESPRFLREAGCRYAIVGHSERRQNLGETDEMVHLKLKAALSAGLTPILCVGETYEERREGQTGNVLLRQVQSALQGVDFLASEHLVVAYEPVWVIGLGQAIEPAEAEEAFRIIWQQIIDNMPMAIAKSNVRIIYGGSVDSSNAGDFVPLDHFAGFLVGGASLKIKEFSSIIKIC, translated from the coding sequence ATGCGTAAAATAATCATTGCCAATTGGAAAATGAATCTAAGTCCGATTGCTTCGGCCGAGTTGGCTCATGATTTGGCTAAGGCTTTGAACAATGATGTGCTGGAAGAAAGGGACGTGGTTTTGGCACCGTCTATCTCCGCTTTGACTTTAGTAGCGGAAACGGTTAAAAAAGAAGAAATAGCTTTGAGCGCCCAGGATATTTTTTGGGAGGACCGGGGGTCTTTTACGGGTTGCGAATCGCCCAGATTTTTGCGTGAAGCCGGTTGCCGTTATGCTATTGTCGGCCATTCGGAAAGGCGGCAGAATTTAGGTGAGACTGATGAAATGGTCCATCTCAAGCTTAAGGCCGCTCTCTCAGCCGGGTTAACACCGATTTTGTGCGTGGGGGAAACTTATGAGGAGCGTCGCGAAGGGCAGACCGGTAATGTCTTGTTGCGCCAAGTTCAGTCCGCTTTGCAAGGCGTTGATTTTCTGGCTAGCGAGCATCTGGTGGTTGCTTATGAACCGGTTTGGGTTATAGGTTTGGGCCAGGCGATTGAACCGGCCGAGGCTGAAGAGGCTTTTCGTATTATTTGGCAGCAGATTATTGACAATATGCCGATGGCTATCGCCAAGTCCAATGTCCGCATTATTTACGGCGGTTCAGTGGATTCGTCCAACGCCGGAGATTTTGTGCCATTGGATCATTTCGCCGGCTTCTTAGTTGGTGGAGCGAGTTTGAAAATAAAGGAGTTTTCTTCTATAATAAAAATTTGTTAA
- a CDS encoding small multi-drug export protein, with translation MVYLLIKFLAGLPPSWVVLLISMIPIVELRGALPVALTVYKLNPLLAYCLSVVGNLLPVMLILLYIGPVSAWLAKHSRLMEKFFAWLFKRTRHKIGKNYEKYGLLALAIFVAIPLPMTGAWTGALAAWLFGIDNRRAFLAIVAGVMIAGIIVFLATTGILNFLDFLI, from the coding sequence ATGGTTTATCTGTTGATAAAATTTCTCGCCGGTTTGCCCCCGTCATGGGTCGTTTTGTTGATTTCTATGATTCCGATCGTAGAGTTGCGCGGCGCCTTGCCGGTAGCTTTGACGGTTTATAAGCTTAACCCTCTACTGGCTTATTGCCTGTCAGTCGTCGGCAATTTATTGCCGGTGATGCTGATTCTGCTGTATATCGGTCCGGTTTCCGCTTGGCTGGCTAAGCATAGTCGGCTGATGGAAAAGTTTTTTGCTTGGCTATTCAAACGTACCAGGCATAAGATCGGCAAGAATTATGAAAAGTACGGCCTGCTGGCCTTGGCGATTTTTGTGGCCATACCTTTGCCCATGACTGGAGCTTGGACCGGCGCTTTGGCGGCTTGGCTGTTCGGTATTGATAACCGGCGCGCTTTTTTGGCGATTGTCGCCGGGGTCATGATTGCCGGAATTATCGTGTTTCTGGCTACCACCGGCATACTGAATTTTTTGGATTTTTTAATTTAA
- a CDS encoding serine hydrolase: protein MFQTVLNLFLAAIFLQAQATNPADAVLPANSLPLTQQKIEARLPEKAIDSESLGVKVTAKSFIVVEPETGAVLYEKNSQDCRPIASLTKLMTALVFLEHNPGWDKQYTMTADDFRVGAKPALMVGDTLTVRDLFYTMLVSSANEAAVALSRSTGLKPEEFVRQMNLYAKLLVMDSSQFSETTGLSVDNKASAEDVIKLIKVAFSHSEVRKALSFKSYDVPIINKNLSRHINSTDTILKAEFGYRGDSYKLEAGKTGTLPSAGYCFASQVKDQNDRRLLIAVLGSSSTYDRFTDTKSLAYWVFNNFSW, encoded by the coding sequence ATGTTTCAAACCGTTCTCAACTTATTCTTGGCCGCAATATTTCTGCAAGCGCAGGCCACCAATCCTGCCGACGCCGTTCTGCCAGCCAATTCTTTGCCCCTGACTCAACAGAAAATTGAGGCTCGTTTGCCGGAAAAAGCCATAGACAGCGAGAGTTTAGGTGTTAAAGTTACGGCGAAAAGCTTTATCGTGGTAGAACCGGAAACGGGCGCGGTTTTGTATGAGAAGAATTCCCAGGATTGCCGTCCTATTGCCTCCTTGACTAAATTGATGACCGCCTTGGTTTTCTTGGAGCATAACCCCGGCTGGGATAAGCAGTACACGATGACTGCTGACGATTTTCGCGTAGGAGCCAAACCGGCTTTAATGGTCGGCGACACCTTGACTGTTCGTGATTTATTTTATACCATGCTTGTTTCTTCAGCCAACGAAGCGGCGGTAGCTCTGTCCAGGTCCACCGGATTGAAGCCGGAAGAATTTGTCAGGCAAATGAATTTATATGCCAAGCTGTTAGTCATGGATTCAAGCCAGTTCAGTGAGACGACCGGGTTGTCTGTGGATAATAAGGCCAGCGCCGAAGACGTCATCAAGCTGATTAAAGTCGCTTTTTCCCATTCCGAAGTCCGCAAGGCCTTGAGTTTTAAGAGTTATGATGTGCCGATTATCAATAAGAATTTGTCGCGCCATATCAATAGCACGGACACGATTTTGAAAGCCGAGTTCGGCTATCGCGGGGATTCTTACAAGTTGGAAGCGGGCAAAACCGGCACTTTGCCGTCCGCCGGCTACTGTTTTGCCAGCCAAGTCAAAGATCAGAACGATCGGCGGCTATTAATCGCTGTCTTGGGCAGTTCTTCCACTTACGACCGTTTTACCGATACCAAATCTTTGGCTTATTGGGTGTTTAATAATTTTTCTTGGTGA
- the scpB gene encoding SMC-Scp complex subunit ScpB: protein MNLKNTIESLLFISHKPLSVAELAKLAESDKTAVEEELKLLREEYREKKGGMEIINIEDKYQMAAAGESSEIVAKFLKTEVTGELTRPSLETLTIIAYRGPVSKVELELIRGVNCSLILRNLLMRGLIESREDKDKATNVYQITFDFLKHLGLSSVSELPEYERLNRNNNLEKLLYGLTGGAAEQELPADLAV from the coding sequence ATGAATTTAAAAAACACTATTGAATCATTGTTGTTTATCTCCCATAAGCCGCTGAGCGTTGCGGAATTGGCCAAATTGGCTGAAAGCGACAAAACAGCAGTGGAGGAAGAGCTCAAATTACTGCGGGAGGAGTATCGGGAGAAAAAGGGTGGCATGGAGATAATCAATATTGAGGATAAATACCAGATGGCGGCCGCTGGCGAATCGTCGGAAATAGTGGCTAAGTTTCTAAAAACCGAAGTAACCGGAGAGTTGACCCGGCCATCGCTGGAAACGCTTACTATCATCGCTTATCGCGGTCCGGTTTCCAAGGTGGAACTAGAATTGATACGCGGAGTCAATTGCTCCCTGATCTTGCGCAATTTGCTGATGCGGGGATTGATAGAATCGCGCGAAGATAAGGACAAAGCCACAAACGTTTATCAGATAACTTTTGATTTTTTGAAGCATCTGGGCTTAAGTTCGGTCAGCGAATTGCCGGAATACGAACGGCTTAATCGCAATAATAATCTGGAAAAATTATTGTACGGCCTTACCGGCGGCGCGGCGGAACAGGAACTTCCCGCCGATCTGGCAGTTTAA
- a CDS encoding segregation/condensation protein A gives MDYQIVLDKFSGPLDLLLQLIEQEELDISQVSLAKVTDQYLAYLDANKDLPAGELADFLTVATKLLVIKSKLLLPQLADEEEDSAEQLEAQLKMYKEYLEASKKLEALLMENNYSFTRERLPVDFRPAFSPPPALVAGDLTAIFEEILKRIEYVTGLPRRIMEKVVSLQEMVSGIREALGRAQKMSFKEVIANAKSKHEVVISFMALLELIKSGEAAVNQKGIFDEIEVEKVSVN, from the coding sequence GTGGATTATCAAATAGTTTTAGATAAATTTTCCGGGCCATTAGATCTTTTGCTGCAGTTGATTGAGCAAGAGGAACTTGATATTTCCCAAGTTTCTTTGGCTAAGGTTACCGATCAATATCTTGCCTATTTGGACGCTAATAAGGATTTACCGGCAGGAGAGCTGGCGGATTTTTTGACGGTGGCGACAAAGCTTTTGGTTATCAAATCCAAGTTATTGTTGCCACAACTGGCGGACGAGGAAGAGGACAGTGCCGAACAGCTGGAAGCCCAGCTTAAGATGTACAAGGAATACCTGGAGGCCAGCAAAAAACTTGAAGCGTTACTAATGGAAAATAATTATTCTTTTACGCGCGAGCGTCTGCCGGTTGATTTTAGGCCGGCGTTTTCTCCGCCACCGGCACTGGTTGCCGGTGATTTGACTGCGATTTTTGAGGAGATTCTGAAACGCATAGAATACGTAACCGGTTTGCCCAGGAGAATAATGGAAAAGGTGGTCAGCCTGCAGGAAATGGTCAGCGGTATCAGGGAAGCCTTGGGGCGGGCGCAAAAAATGAGCTTCAAAGAAGTTATCGCCAACGCCAAATCCAAGCATGAAGTGGTCATCAGTTTTATGGCGTTATTGGAATTAATCAAGTCCGGCGAAGCCGCGGTCAACCAAAAAGGCATTTTTGATGAGATAGAAGTGGAAAAAGTCAGTGTCAACTAA
- a CDS encoding YbaK/EbsC family protein encodes MPIPVKVKKYLDAKGIDYEELAHKTVFTAYDAAQTLKKQLKEIAKTILVEADKTHVLVVLPADKKIDMAKLKKVLGAKSVRIPDEKVMIKVLKIKPGTLSSFGRLHDMEVVVDKAMIGVKKAVVSTGSFTDSVLMKVKDFVQSEEARLADIAMKGGYKIPKATKKKMVKVKKQVKAKKGKKTKIKVPKTVKKLEKTVKRSVKKAVSKVVKAATKQPVRKSTPKAPKKSVRKSIKKK; translated from the coding sequence ATGCCAATCCCAGTCAAAGTCAAGAAATATCTTGACGCCAAGGGTATTGATTATGAAGAGTTGGCCCACAAGACTGTCTTTACCGCTTATGATGCGGCGCAGACCTTGAAAAAACAGCTCAAAGAAATCGCCAAGACGATTTTAGTTGAAGCGGACAAAACCCATGTGTTAGTGGTTCTGCCGGCCGATAAGAAAATTGATATGGCCAAGCTTAAGAAAGTTTTGGGCGCCAAAAGCGTCCGTATTCCCGATGAAAAGGTGATGATTAAGGTGTTAAAGATTAAGCCGGGCACTTTGTCATCCTTCGGTCGTCTTCATGACATGGAAGTAGTGGTGGACAAAGCCATGATCGGAGTGAAGAAGGCTGTGGTTTCCACCGGCAGTTTTACCGACAGCGTCTTGATGAAAGTCAAGGATTTTGTTCAGAGCGAAGAAGCGCGTCTGGCCGATATCGCCATGAAAGGCGGCTACAAGATTCCTAAGGCGACGAAGAAAAAAATGGTTAAAGTAAAAAAACAAGTCAAAGCTAAGAAAGGCAAAAAGACCAAGATTAAAGTGCCGAAGACGGTCAAGAAATTAGAGAAAACAGTGAAACGGTCAGTCAAGAAAGCAGTCAGCAAGGTTGTCAAGGCGGCAACCAAACAACCGGTTAGGAAATCAACCCCAAAAGCTCCTAAAAAATCAGTGAGAAAATCGATTAAGAAAAAATAA